The following are from one region of the Carassius auratus strain Wakin chromosome 43, ASM336829v1, whole genome shotgun sequence genome:
- the LOC113061734 gene encoding A-kinase anchor protein SPHKAP isoform X1, producing MLANLLNVLRNFTENNFQSSTMFEGSESADTQEVKSESTLGSSVSACRKVLCSNSVLDSSEYWLKNDKALCRIGFLEDQHDSGCPTICFVNLDRHTPDQHDESYVKKLASVCPELPQLIESLGVRQPKENEILLLSSLESPDSCQHDPSHPQSQRTVDVCLVHCSCGRRPAQTNSVIFEINKFLIGLQSGQERQRHGRLAGQRAAEDDTNRSVSSIEEDFLTASEQLGEDSEEDPFRNDPEISIMPESVKVLRAAHARRRSEIEREDSEDSETLCNSSNSQRLSRTYSASSRGPPATPKKVNHHTSESAGHYATNLAESVLQDAFIHLSQDEPSFVTEAAVSVSTTSQHSSEVSHSSEEPLRARACSFELPKIVIVQSPDNSEEVTEWPETQSHGTSEHDRVNDAKMKHGSHPKHNSAIGHATKPVEIALACAASVIGTITTPQVTEQLTLESGEDDECENEEEESETEQGEYLFSSAVCGMSQVVGAVAAVDLADDSGDNDDSTDMYSASMGLLSVAQASTAVPLHCSIAEGTSVESFRANVAEVLLREASAVLTHRQSYSSVANFLETTHNKIVDGITNSRRLYQEQQDLDHFTQEISDHIFQYALEKAEKRKELEGPGKDAPNIEGFLLDCVDKLLFDVLCVTSMKINDISKYSQAYNHGERQSSVETLSALIGKTEREHKYVQDERENELKQKEPYRLTLNRVTAPLVKEQFDLQWQLGKTDKNTDSVLPSAESSPLHITRGRAGGESETRKQSLSSSSGALVALKMDSCESKTPVTCFAEDLATTVVSMATELAAICLENSSGKQPWFCALKGGLEGHEGLLLPCRTAVALRRKEAQNGTAVTKKHRPPRLSEIKRKTEEQPELMERLVNRVVDETVNLDEPTTSDPFALFASEVTARIMNCPELSVIDTSKSEQSSRSRLQCERWSSRGKPSSYESIPEEDADPSRTSNTLGPGNRLGNNLSRGSSISKQSSCESITDEFSQFMFNQMETEGREFDLLLDYYAGKNASNILAAAVQQAASKKNGHLNVRTSSCLSKQSSTESITEEFYRFMLRDMDKENMDYSLTKTKEWSNNLLPPSPRTPFCIRQSSVPDRRSSDSRLSVNSPIKANSFDGFARNVHRDSLNIYPTNSVSSTGLCKSDSCLYKRGQTDQITDMLIHETWASSIESLMRKNKIIAEPSEDSIELDSADLQPHVQLFANRLAADIVESGKFLLGGQQDAIVTACKPQVPVGERRHGFKHSRRENSGNRPSIEHQENSGSSHSSSCVRQAWRGQREVPLIHIEPDQREEASEDRGRIELHHTEAPHQIQPQSGKENETANKNSSDKDRASSVATAPSAGVEVERRSLSASSEESGSGSWAQIVPEDDPQEETTSSFIQLSEGNGNSSASSLGLADLEGFLDYSISSNLISEDRERKASHCQDQTDEVTSGLSTAGSSCQRELLVLNFDLDSECVDGELRAALQWIAASELGVPALYFRKTQEHNLAKLHRVVQLAGQKAWRVGDLFSAVAQFCQLHQDLEHRGRPVPSLFDWILKTKR from the exons ATTTGCTTCGTAAACCTGGACAGACATACTCCTGATCAGCATGACGAAAGCTATGTTAAG AAACTAGCCTCAGTGTGCCCAGAGCTGCCACAGTTAATTGAGTCTCTCGGAGTTCGGCAACCCAAAGAAAATGAGATTCTGCTTCTCAGCAGCCTAGAGTCACCGGACTCCTGCCAGCATGACCCCAGCCACCCACAG AGCCAGAGAACAGTGGATGTCTGTCTGGTGCATTGTTCCTGTGGCCGCCGCCCAGCCCAAACCAACAGTGTCATTTTTGAGATCAACAAATTCCTGATTGGACTACAGTCAGGGCAAGAGAGGCAGAGGCATGGCCGATTGGCTGGTCAGCGGGCTGCTGAGGATGACACCAACCGCTCTGTGTCATCCATAGAAGAAGACTTCCTCACTGCCTCTGAACAGCTTGGGGAAGACAGCGAGGAGGATCCATTCAGAAATG ATCCTGAGATTTCTATCATGCCCGAGTCGGTTAAGGTGTTAAGAGCAGCCCACGCTCGAAGGAGGAGTGAAATAGAGAGAGAGGATAGTGAGGACTCTGAGACCCTCTGCAACTCTTCCAACTCCCAAAGGCTTTCGAGAACATATTCTGCCTCCTCAAGAGGCCCACCTGCTACCCCAAAAAAAGTAAATCATCACACTAGTGAGTCAGCCGGTCACTATGCCACCAATCTGGCTGAGTCAGTCCTGCAGGATGCTTTTATTCATTTGTCACAAGATGAACCTTCTTTTGTCACAGAGGCAGCTGTGAGTGTGTCCACCACCTCGCAGCACTCAAGTGAAGTAAGCCACTCCAGTGAAGAGCCACTGAGGGCTCGAGcctgctcttttgaacttcctaAAATCGTGATTGTCCAGAGTCCTGACAACAGTGAGGAGGTAACAGAGTGGCCAGAAACTCAGTCACATGGAACATCAGAGCATGATAGAGTAAACGATGCCAAAATGAAGCATGGAAGTCACCCCAAGCACAACTCAGCAATTGGTCATGCCACTAAGCCAGTAGAAATAGCTTTGGCATGTGCTGCGAGTGTCATTGGTACCATTACCACCCCTCAGGTCACAGAACAACTCACACTGGAGTCAGGAGAAGATGATGAGTGTGAGAATGAAGAAGAAGAGAGTGAGACCGAACAAGGAGAGTATTTGTTTTCCTCCGCAGTATGTGGAATGTCTCAGGTTGTTGGTGCCGTAGCCGCAGTAGATCTTGCAGATGACTCTGGGGATAATGACGACTCGACAGACATGTACTCTGCCTCTATGGGACTTCTGTCAGTTGCCCAAGCTTCAACTGCAGTTCCTCTCCACTGTAGTATTGCAGAGGGTACCAGTGTTGAGTCCTTCAGAGCCAATGTTGCTGAAGTTCTCCTCAGGGAAGCTTCAGCTGTACTCACCCACAGACAAAGTTACTCAAGTGTTGCAAACTTCCTTGAGACCACACATAACAAAATAGTGGATGGCATCACAAATTCAAGAAGGCTCTATCAGGAGCAACAGGATCTTGATCATTTTACCCAGGAAATATCAGATCATATCTTTCAGTATGCCCTTGAGAAGGCTGAGAAGAGAAAAGAGCTTGAGGGTCCAGGAAAAGATGCCCCAAACATTGAAGGTTTCCTCTTGGATTGTGTGGATAAATTGCTCTTTGATGTCTTATGTGTAACATCAATGAAAAtcaatgacatttcaaaatatagcCAGGCTTATAATCATGGGGAAAGGCAAAGCAGTGTGGAGACGTTGTCTGCACTCATagggaaaacagagagagagcatAAGTATGTACAGGATGAGAGAGAAAATGAGCTAAAACAGAAAGAACCTTACAGACTTACTCTAAACAGAGTGACTGCACCTCTGGTCAAAGAGCAATTTGACCTGCAATGGCAGCTGGGCAAGACTGACAAGAACACAGACTCTGTGCTCCCTTCAGCTGAAAGCTCTCCACTTCACATTACACGAGGGAGGGCAGGAGGAGAGAGTGAGACCAGGAAGCAGTCTTTATCATCCTCTTCAGGAGCACTTGTGGCACTTAAAATGGATTCATGTGAGTCCAAAACTCCTGTCACATGCTTTGCTGAAGACTTGGCGACCACAGTGGTCTCCATGGCTACAGAGCTGGCAGCGATATGCCTGGAGAACTCGAGTGGAAAGCAGCCGTGGTTCTGCGCTTTAAAGGGTGGATTGGAAGGTCATGAGGGACTGCTTTTGCCCTGCCGCACAGCCGTAGCCCTCCGCCGGAAAGAGGCACAAAATGGCACCGCAGTCACCAAGAAACACAGACCTCCACGTCTCAGTGAAATCAAACGTAAAACCGAAGAACAGCCTGAACTCATGGAGCGCCTGGTCAACCGCGTCGTGGACGAAACAGTCAATCTAGACGAACCTACCACCTCTGATCCATTTGCACTCTTTGCATCAGAGGTAACAGCCAGGATAATGAACTGTCCAGAACTGAGTGTGATTGACACTTCCAAATCTGAACAGTCATCTCGCAGCCGCCTACAGTGTGAAAGGTGGAGCAGCAGGGGGAAACCATCGAGCTATGAGAGCATTCCAGAGGAGGATGCAGATCCCTCTCGAACTTCAAACACTTTGGGACCGGGAAACCGGCTTGGGAATAATTTAAGCAGAGGTAGCTCCATCTCCAAGCAGTCCAGTTGTGAGAGCATTACGGATGAGTTCTCTCAGTTTATGTTTAACCAGATGGAGACAGAAGGTCGAGAGTTTGACCTTCTACTGGACTACTATGCTGGAAAAAATGCCAGCAACATCCTTGCAGCAGCTGTTCAGCAAGCTGCCAGTAAAAAAAATGGACACCTCAATGTGCGCACATCATCTTGTCTCTCTAAGCAGTCCAGTACTGAGAGTATCACTGAGGAGTTTTATCGCTTCATGCTGAGAGACATGGACAAAGAGAACATGGACTACAGTCTGACCAAGACCAAAGAGTGGAGTAATAACCTATTACCCCCGTCTCCCAGAACCCCATTTTGTATCCGTCAGTCGTCTGTTCCTGACAGGAgatcctcagattccagactaAGTGTAAATTCACCCATCAAGGCCAATTCATTTGATGGTTTTGCACGAAATGTACACAGGGACTCGCTCAACATCTATCCAACCAACTCTGTGTCATCAACGGGACTCTGCAAGTCAGATTCATGCTTGTATAAGCGTGGCCAAACGGACCAAATCACGGACATGCTAATTCATGAAACCTGGGCCAGCTCTATCGAGTCTCTAATGCGCAAGAATAAGATCATTGCGGAGCCCTCCGAGGACAGTATTGAGCTCGATTCAGCAGACCTCCAACCACATGTTCAGCTCTTTGCTAACCGTCTAGCGGCAGACATCGTAGAGAGTGGCAAATTCCTGCTTGGAGGCCAGCAGGATGCCATTGTGACTGCTTGTAAGCCACAGGTTCCAGTTGGAGAAAGGAGACATGGCTTTAAACATTCTCGTCGTGAAAATAGTGGAAACCGGCCAAGTATAGAGCATCAAGAAAATAGTGGTAGCTCTCACAGTTCGTCCTGTGTGAGGCAAGCATGGCGTGGACAGAGGGAGGTACCCTTGATCCACATTGAACCAGATCAAAGAGAAGAGGCCTCAGAAGACAGGGGGAGGATTGAGCTCCACCACACAGAAGCACCCCATCAGATCCAGCCACAAAGTGGCAAAGAGAATGAAACAGCAAACAAAAACAG CAGTGACAAAGACAGGGCCTCCTCAGTGGCCACAGCGCCCTCTGCAGGTGTGGAGGTGGAGCGACGCTCTCTCAGCGCTAGCAGTGAGGAAAGTGGCTCAGGCAGCTGGGCCCAAATTGTCCCTGAAGATGACCCCCAGGAGGAGACCACCAGTAGCTTTATCCAGCTAAGCGAGGG AAATGGGAACAGCAGCGCTTCTAGTCTGGGATTGGCAGACCTGGAGGGCTTTCTAGACTACTCCATCTCCAGCAACCTAATCAG CGAGGACAGAGAGAGGAAGGCGTCACACTGTCAGGATCAGACGGACG AAGTGACGTCGGGTCTGTCCACAGCCGGCAGCAGCTGTCAGCGCGAGCTCCTGGTGCTGAACTTTGACCTGGATTCGGAGTGTGTGGATGGAGAGCTGAGAGCGGCGCTGCAGTGGATCGCTGCGTCTGAGCTCGGCGTGCCGGCGCTCTACTTCAGAAAGACTCAGGAGCACAACCTCGCTAAG CTCCACAGAGTGGTGCAGTTGGCAGGTCAGAAGGCTTGGCGTGTCGGTGACTTGTTCAGCGCTGTGGCTCAGTTCTGTCAGCTCCACCAGGACCTGGAGCACAGAGGACGACCCGTGCCCAGTCTGTTCGACTGGATACTGAAGACCAAGCGCTAG
- the LOC113061734 gene encoding A-kinase anchor protein SPHKAP isoform X3, which produces MFEGSESADTQEVKSESTLGSSVSACRKVLCSNSVLDSSEYWLKNDKALCRIGFLEDQHDSGCPTICFVNLDRHTPDQHDESYVKKLASVCPELPQLIESLGVRQPKENEILLLSSLESPDSCQHDPSHPQSQRTVDVCLVHCSCGRRPAQTNSVIFEINKFLIGLQSGQERQRHGRLAGQRAAEDDTNRSVSSIEEDFLTASEQLGEDSEEDPFRNDPEISIMPESVKVLRAAHARRRSEIEREDSEDSETLCNSSNSQRLSRTYSASSRGPPATPKKVNHHTSESAGHYATNLAESVLQDAFIHLSQDEPSFVTEAAVSVSTTSQHSSEVSHSSEEPLRARACSFELPKIVIVQSPDNSEEVTEWPETQSHGTSEHDRVNDAKMKHGSHPKHNSAIGHATKPVEIALACAASVIGTITTPQVTEQLTLESGEDDECENEEEESETEQGEYLFSSAVCGMSQVVGAVAAVDLADDSGDNDDSTDMYSASMGLLSVAQASTAVPLHCSIAEGTSVESFRANVAEVLLREASAVLTHRQSYSSVANFLETTHNKIVDGITNSRRLYQEQQDLDHFTQEISDHIFQYALEKAEKRKELEGPGKDAPNIEGFLLDCVDKLLFDVLCVTSMKINDISKYSQAYNHGERQSSVETLSALIGKTEREHKYVQDERENELKQKEPYRLTLNRVTAPLVKEQFDLQWQLGKTDKNTDSVLPSAESSPLHITRGRAGGESETRKQSLSSSSGALVALKMDSCESKTPVTCFAEDLATTVVSMATELAAICLENSSGKQPWFCALKGGLEGHEGLLLPCRTAVALRRKEAQNGTAVTKKHRPPRLSEIKRKTEEQPELMERLVNRVVDETVNLDEPTTSDPFALFASEVTARIMNCPELSVIDTSKSEQSSRSRLQCERWSSRGKPSSYESIPEEDADPSRTSNTLGPGNRLGNNLSRGSSISKQSSCESITDEFSQFMFNQMETEGREFDLLLDYYAGKNASNILAAAVQQAASKKNGHLNVRTSSCLSKQSSTESITEEFYRFMLRDMDKENMDYSLTKTKEWSNNLLPPSPRTPFCIRQSSVPDRRSSDSRLSVNSPIKANSFDGFARNVHRDSLNIYPTNSVSSTGLCKSDSCLYKRGQTDQITDMLIHETWASSIESLMRKNKIIAEPSEDSIELDSADLQPHVQLFANRLAADIVESGKFLLGGQQDAIVTACKPQVPVGERRHGFKHSRRENSGNRPSIEHQENSGSSHSSSCVRQAWRGQREVPLIHIEPDQREEASEDRGRIELHHTEAPHQIQPQSGKENETANKNSSDKDRASSVATAPSAGVEVERRSLSASSEESGSGSWAQIVPEDDPQEETTSSFIQLSEGNGNSSASSLGLADLEGFLDYSISSNLISEDRERKASHCQDQTDEVTSGLSTAGSSCQRELLVLNFDLDSECVDGELRAALQWIAASELGVPALYFRKTQEHNLAKLHRVVQLAGQKAWRVGDLFSAVAQFCQLHQDLEHRGRPVPSLFDWILKTKR; this is translated from the exons ATTTGCTTCGTAAACCTGGACAGACATACTCCTGATCAGCATGACGAAAGCTATGTTAAG AAACTAGCCTCAGTGTGCCCAGAGCTGCCACAGTTAATTGAGTCTCTCGGAGTTCGGCAACCCAAAGAAAATGAGATTCTGCTTCTCAGCAGCCTAGAGTCACCGGACTCCTGCCAGCATGACCCCAGCCACCCACAG AGCCAGAGAACAGTGGATGTCTGTCTGGTGCATTGTTCCTGTGGCCGCCGCCCAGCCCAAACCAACAGTGTCATTTTTGAGATCAACAAATTCCTGATTGGACTACAGTCAGGGCAAGAGAGGCAGAGGCATGGCCGATTGGCTGGTCAGCGGGCTGCTGAGGATGACACCAACCGCTCTGTGTCATCCATAGAAGAAGACTTCCTCACTGCCTCTGAACAGCTTGGGGAAGACAGCGAGGAGGATCCATTCAGAAATG ATCCTGAGATTTCTATCATGCCCGAGTCGGTTAAGGTGTTAAGAGCAGCCCACGCTCGAAGGAGGAGTGAAATAGAGAGAGAGGATAGTGAGGACTCTGAGACCCTCTGCAACTCTTCCAACTCCCAAAGGCTTTCGAGAACATATTCTGCCTCCTCAAGAGGCCCACCTGCTACCCCAAAAAAAGTAAATCATCACACTAGTGAGTCAGCCGGTCACTATGCCACCAATCTGGCTGAGTCAGTCCTGCAGGATGCTTTTATTCATTTGTCACAAGATGAACCTTCTTTTGTCACAGAGGCAGCTGTGAGTGTGTCCACCACCTCGCAGCACTCAAGTGAAGTAAGCCACTCCAGTGAAGAGCCACTGAGGGCTCGAGcctgctcttttgaacttcctaAAATCGTGATTGTCCAGAGTCCTGACAACAGTGAGGAGGTAACAGAGTGGCCAGAAACTCAGTCACATGGAACATCAGAGCATGATAGAGTAAACGATGCCAAAATGAAGCATGGAAGTCACCCCAAGCACAACTCAGCAATTGGTCATGCCACTAAGCCAGTAGAAATAGCTTTGGCATGTGCTGCGAGTGTCATTGGTACCATTACCACCCCTCAGGTCACAGAACAACTCACACTGGAGTCAGGAGAAGATGATGAGTGTGAGAATGAAGAAGAAGAGAGTGAGACCGAACAAGGAGAGTATTTGTTTTCCTCCGCAGTATGTGGAATGTCTCAGGTTGTTGGTGCCGTAGCCGCAGTAGATCTTGCAGATGACTCTGGGGATAATGACGACTCGACAGACATGTACTCTGCCTCTATGGGACTTCTGTCAGTTGCCCAAGCTTCAACTGCAGTTCCTCTCCACTGTAGTATTGCAGAGGGTACCAGTGTTGAGTCCTTCAGAGCCAATGTTGCTGAAGTTCTCCTCAGGGAAGCTTCAGCTGTACTCACCCACAGACAAAGTTACTCAAGTGTTGCAAACTTCCTTGAGACCACACATAACAAAATAGTGGATGGCATCACAAATTCAAGAAGGCTCTATCAGGAGCAACAGGATCTTGATCATTTTACCCAGGAAATATCAGATCATATCTTTCAGTATGCCCTTGAGAAGGCTGAGAAGAGAAAAGAGCTTGAGGGTCCAGGAAAAGATGCCCCAAACATTGAAGGTTTCCTCTTGGATTGTGTGGATAAATTGCTCTTTGATGTCTTATGTGTAACATCAATGAAAAtcaatgacatttcaaaatatagcCAGGCTTATAATCATGGGGAAAGGCAAAGCAGTGTGGAGACGTTGTCTGCACTCATagggaaaacagagagagagcatAAGTATGTACAGGATGAGAGAGAAAATGAGCTAAAACAGAAAGAACCTTACAGACTTACTCTAAACAGAGTGACTGCACCTCTGGTCAAAGAGCAATTTGACCTGCAATGGCAGCTGGGCAAGACTGACAAGAACACAGACTCTGTGCTCCCTTCAGCTGAAAGCTCTCCACTTCACATTACACGAGGGAGGGCAGGAGGAGAGAGTGAGACCAGGAAGCAGTCTTTATCATCCTCTTCAGGAGCACTTGTGGCACTTAAAATGGATTCATGTGAGTCCAAAACTCCTGTCACATGCTTTGCTGAAGACTTGGCGACCACAGTGGTCTCCATGGCTACAGAGCTGGCAGCGATATGCCTGGAGAACTCGAGTGGAAAGCAGCCGTGGTTCTGCGCTTTAAAGGGTGGATTGGAAGGTCATGAGGGACTGCTTTTGCCCTGCCGCACAGCCGTAGCCCTCCGCCGGAAAGAGGCACAAAATGGCACCGCAGTCACCAAGAAACACAGACCTCCACGTCTCAGTGAAATCAAACGTAAAACCGAAGAACAGCCTGAACTCATGGAGCGCCTGGTCAACCGCGTCGTGGACGAAACAGTCAATCTAGACGAACCTACCACCTCTGATCCATTTGCACTCTTTGCATCAGAGGTAACAGCCAGGATAATGAACTGTCCAGAACTGAGTGTGATTGACACTTCCAAATCTGAACAGTCATCTCGCAGCCGCCTACAGTGTGAAAGGTGGAGCAGCAGGGGGAAACCATCGAGCTATGAGAGCATTCCAGAGGAGGATGCAGATCCCTCTCGAACTTCAAACACTTTGGGACCGGGAAACCGGCTTGGGAATAATTTAAGCAGAGGTAGCTCCATCTCCAAGCAGTCCAGTTGTGAGAGCATTACGGATGAGTTCTCTCAGTTTATGTTTAACCAGATGGAGACAGAAGGTCGAGAGTTTGACCTTCTACTGGACTACTATGCTGGAAAAAATGCCAGCAACATCCTTGCAGCAGCTGTTCAGCAAGCTGCCAGTAAAAAAAATGGACACCTCAATGTGCGCACATCATCTTGTCTCTCTAAGCAGTCCAGTACTGAGAGTATCACTGAGGAGTTTTATCGCTTCATGCTGAGAGACATGGACAAAGAGAACATGGACTACAGTCTGACCAAGACCAAAGAGTGGAGTAATAACCTATTACCCCCGTCTCCCAGAACCCCATTTTGTATCCGTCAGTCGTCTGTTCCTGACAGGAgatcctcagattccagactaAGTGTAAATTCACCCATCAAGGCCAATTCATTTGATGGTTTTGCACGAAATGTACACAGGGACTCGCTCAACATCTATCCAACCAACTCTGTGTCATCAACGGGACTCTGCAAGTCAGATTCATGCTTGTATAAGCGTGGCCAAACGGACCAAATCACGGACATGCTAATTCATGAAACCTGGGCCAGCTCTATCGAGTCTCTAATGCGCAAGAATAAGATCATTGCGGAGCCCTCCGAGGACAGTATTGAGCTCGATTCAGCAGACCTCCAACCACATGTTCAGCTCTTTGCTAACCGTCTAGCGGCAGACATCGTAGAGAGTGGCAAATTCCTGCTTGGAGGCCAGCAGGATGCCATTGTGACTGCTTGTAAGCCACAGGTTCCAGTTGGAGAAAGGAGACATGGCTTTAAACATTCTCGTCGTGAAAATAGTGGAAACCGGCCAAGTATAGAGCATCAAGAAAATAGTGGTAGCTCTCACAGTTCGTCCTGTGTGAGGCAAGCATGGCGTGGACAGAGGGAGGTACCCTTGATCCACATTGAACCAGATCAAAGAGAAGAGGCCTCAGAAGACAGGGGGAGGATTGAGCTCCACCACACAGAAGCACCCCATCAGATCCAGCCACAAAGTGGCAAAGAGAATGAAACAGCAAACAAAAACAG CAGTGACAAAGACAGGGCCTCCTCAGTGGCCACAGCGCCCTCTGCAGGTGTGGAGGTGGAGCGACGCTCTCTCAGCGCTAGCAGTGAGGAAAGTGGCTCAGGCAGCTGGGCCCAAATTGTCCCTGAAGATGACCCCCAGGAGGAGACCACCAGTAGCTTTATCCAGCTAAGCGAGGG AAATGGGAACAGCAGCGCTTCTAGTCTGGGATTGGCAGACCTGGAGGGCTTTCTAGACTACTCCATCTCCAGCAACCTAATCAG CGAGGACAGAGAGAGGAAGGCGTCACACTGTCAGGATCAGACGGACG AAGTGACGTCGGGTCTGTCCACAGCCGGCAGCAGCTGTCAGCGCGAGCTCCTGGTGCTGAACTTTGACCTGGATTCGGAGTGTGTGGATGGAGAGCTGAGAGCGGCGCTGCAGTGGATCGCTGCGTCTGAGCTCGGCGTGCCGGCGCTCTACTTCAGAAAGACTCAGGAGCACAACCTCGCTAAG CTCCACAGAGTGGTGCAGTTGGCAGGTCAGAAGGCTTGGCGTGTCGGTGACTTGTTCAGCGCTGTGGCTCAGTTCTGTCAGCTCCACCAGGACCTGGAGCACAGAGGACGACCCGTGCCCAGTCTGTTCGACTGGATACTGAAGACCAAGCGCTAG